Proteins encoded together in one Flavobacteriales bacterium window:
- a CDS encoding polysaccharide biosynthesis tyrosine autokinase → MFLRNTLSELYAMQMNRNSMLFDATPENLSVNRLDSTIMLNRGNLLVYVKNSRKAIEAKIRDVQAQMDDYERLIRTVPLSQRDILNIERRLQVNEKLYLFLLEKRANTVIARAGIVPQTKVIELARSIGVVRPDKVKILYAFMVGGIVISLVIVFIRVMFYDRIENADQLKAMVHMPVFGEIIASDKAEENYVVVDSDPKSAITESFRTVRTNLEYLPGPQGTGRVVLVTSYRPNEGKTFCSVNLSAILAKAGKRVMLLELDLHKPKVGKGLNMTSTQGLSNLLVGHVEPAAVVQPTQIENFHVILSGPTPPNASELVLSRHLEELFRYGRQHYDYVIIDTPPVGLITDALVMMKHVDATLFVVNTRFANKDHLTSAMEVIQSNPVRNFGFILNGVRMKKSKYYYNTNYGYGYRYAYGYGSGYGYGYGYGRRKRGKDAKDGADTEA, encoded by the coding sequence GTGTTCCTGCGCAACACATTGAGCGAGCTGTACGCGATGCAGATGAACCGCAACAGCATGCTGTTCGACGCCACGCCGGAGAACCTGAGCGTGAACCGGCTGGACAGCACGATCATGCTGAACCGCGGCAACCTGCTGGTGTACGTGAAGAACTCACGCAAGGCCATCGAGGCGAAGATCCGTGACGTGCAGGCGCAGATGGACGACTACGAGCGGCTGATCCGCACGGTGCCCCTGAGCCAGCGCGACATCCTGAACATCGAACGGCGGCTACAGGTGAACGAGAAGCTCTACCTCTTCCTGCTGGAGAAACGGGCCAACACGGTGATCGCGCGTGCGGGCATCGTGCCGCAGACCAAGGTGATCGAACTGGCACGGTCGATCGGGGTGGTGCGGCCGGACAAGGTGAAGATCCTGTACGCGTTCATGGTCGGCGGCATCGTGATCTCGCTCGTGATCGTGTTCATCCGGGTGATGTTCTACGACCGGATCGAGAACGCCGACCAGCTGAAGGCCATGGTGCACATGCCGGTCTTCGGCGAGATCATCGCCAGCGACAAGGCCGAGGAGAACTACGTGGTGGTGGACAGCGACCCCAAGAGCGCCATCACCGAGAGCTTCCGCACGGTGCGCACGAACCTCGAGTACCTGCCCGGTCCACAGGGGACGGGCCGCGTGGTGCTGGTCACCAGCTACAGGCCCAACGAAGGCAAGACCTTCTGCAGCGTGAACCTGAGCGCCATCCTGGCCAAGGCCGGGAAACGCGTGATGCTCCTCGAGCTTGACCTGCACAAGCCCAAGGTGGGCAAGGGGCTCAACATGACCAGTACGCAGGGCTTGAGCAACCTCCTGGTGGGCCACGTGGAGCCGGCGGCGGTGGTGCAGCCCACGCAGATCGAGAACTTCCACGTGATCCTCAGTGGTCCCACCCCGCCCAATGCGTCGGAACTGGTGCTGAGCCGCCACTTGGAGGAACTGTTCCGGTACGGCCGCCAGCATTACGACTATGTGATCATTGACACCCCGCCGGTCGGCCTCATCACCGACGCCCTCGTGATGATGAAGCATGTGGACGCCACCTTGTTCGTGGTGAACACGCGCTTCGCCAACAAGGACCACCTCACCAGCGCGATGGAGGTGATCCAGAGCAACCCGGTGCGCAACTTCGGCTTTATCCTCAATGGTGTGCGGATGAAGAAGAGCAAGTACTACTACAACACCAACTACGGCTACGGCTACCGCTACGCGTACGGTTATGGCAGCGGCTATGGCTATGGGTATGGCTATGGCCGCCGCAAGCGCGGCAAGGACGCCAAGGACGGAGCCGATACCGAGGCCTGA
- a CDS encoding YdcF family protein, translated as MNLHSLLPTVGALALVASLSSCAMTNKGQARLYQKAELSAPYDAVVVPGVPFEGGQWQDIMKMRVHWAVKLYERGLTRNIIFSGSAVYTPYVEATIMGLYAEQLGVPRENIFLETRAEHSTENLFNSYMLARDRGMKRIALASDPFQSWMLRGLAKRMERQLGADIDMLPVVFKDLFSGSLSTPAIDPAPAYVQEFVSLPERENFFKRFLGTSGNNLDWDRARADAARNGDRVELMD; from the coding sequence ATGAACCTCCATTCCCTTCTTCCGACCGTCGGGGCCCTGGCCCTGGTGGCCTCGTTGTCCTCTTGTGCCATGACGAACAAGGGCCAGGCGCGCCTGTACCAAAAGGCCGAACTGTCCGCCCCGTACGACGCGGTGGTGGTGCCGGGTGTGCCGTTCGAGGGCGGCCAATGGCAGGACATCATGAAGATGCGCGTGCACTGGGCGGTGAAGCTGTATGAGCGCGGGCTCACCCGGAACATCATCTTTTCCGGTTCGGCGGTCTACACCCCGTACGTGGAGGCCACCATCATGGGGCTGTATGCCGAGCAACTGGGGGTGCCACGGGAGAACATTTTCCTGGAGACCCGGGCCGAACACAGCACCGAGAACCTCTTCAACAGCTATATGCTGGCTCGCGACCGCGGCATGAAGCGCATTGCACTGGCCTCCGATCCCTTCCAGTCCTGGATGTTGCGCGGCCTGGCCAAGCGGATGGAACGCCAATTGGGCGCGGACATCGACATGCTGCCGGTGGTGTTCAAGGACCTCTTCAGCGGCAGCCTTTCCACGCCGGCCATCGACCCCGCTCCGGCCTACGTGCAAGAGTTCGTGTCCCTGCCGGAGCGAGAGAACTTCTTCAAGCGCTTCCTGGGAACCAGTGGCAACAACCTGGATTGGGACCGCGCCCGTGCTGACGCGGCGCGCAACGGCGACCGGGTGGAGCTGATGGACTAA
- a CDS encoding archaeosortase/exosortase family protein, translated as MRDPLVRFLTTAGALFLGWYLLYELMIHPWGVLDRAVIDNLIRLSGALLTALGYTLLPEPPNAEMIRTVGVQGGHLLWIGDPCNGVSLFAVFALFLFTYPGPWRHKLWFIPLGLLSIHLINVVRIAALCIVVSIDYELLNFNHDYTFYVVVYGWVFLLWFLWVKRFARTGAAAPAP; from the coding sequence TTGCGCGACCCGCTCGTCCGCTTCCTCACCACCGCAGGCGCACTGTTCCTGGGCTGGTACCTCCTGTATGAGCTTATGATCCACCCATGGGGTGTGCTCGACCGCGCGGTGATCGACAACCTCATCCGCTTGAGCGGTGCCCTGCTCACCGCACTGGGGTACACCCTGCTGCCCGAACCCCCGAATGCCGAGATGATCCGCACGGTCGGGGTGCAGGGCGGCCACCTGTTGTGGATCGGCGACCCTTGCAACGGGGTGAGCCTCTTCGCCGTGTTCGCGCTTTTCCTGTTCACCTACCCCGGGCCCTGGCGACACAAGCTCTGGTTCATCCCGCTCGGCCTGCTCTCCATCCACCTCATCAATGTGGTGCGGATCGCCGCCCTCTGCATCGTGGTCAGCATCGACTATGAACTGCTCAACTTCAACCACGACTACACCTTCTATGTGGTCGTGTACGGCTGGGTCTTCCTCCTGTGGTTCCTCTGGGTGAAGCGGTTCGCGCGGACCGGTGCCGCCGCGCCGGCACCATGA
- a CDS encoding serine hydroxymethyltransferase, with translation MERDQQVFGIIDKEKWRQTKGLELIASENYVSDQVMEAMGSVLTNKYAEGLPGRRYYGGCEHVDEVEQLAIDRAKRLFGAAWANVQPHSGAQANAAVMLAALKPGDTILGFDLSHGGHLTHGSPVNFSGKLYRATFYGVDKATGRVDMNVVRETAQRERPKLIICGASAYSRDWDYATFRVIADEVGAALMADVSHPAGLIAARLLNDPLPHCHVVTTTTHKTLRGPRGGLIMAGRDGDNPWGAKTPKGEVRSLSSVLDGAVFPGTQGGPLEHVIAAKAIAFGEALSPAFVDYGRQVIANARTLAEGLVEKGYDVVSGGTDNHCMLIDLRNMGVTGKEAEQALGRVDITVNKNMVPFDTQSPFVTSGIRIGAPAITTRGLKEAECRQIVHLIDAALTHRNDDAELDRIRFQVNGMMRLRPLFT, from the coding sequence ATGGAGCGCGATCAGCAGGTCTTCGGCATCATCGACAAGGAGAAATGGCGCCAGACCAAGGGCCTGGAACTGATCGCCAGCGAGAACTACGTGAGCGACCAGGTGATGGAGGCGATGGGCTCCGTGCTCACCAACAAATACGCGGAAGGACTGCCCGGTCGCCGCTACTATGGTGGCTGTGAGCATGTGGACGAGGTGGAACAACTGGCCATCGACCGCGCCAAGCGCCTCTTCGGGGCCGCATGGGCCAACGTGCAGCCCCACAGCGGGGCCCAGGCCAATGCCGCGGTGATGCTCGCCGCCCTCAAGCCGGGCGACACCATCCTGGGTTTCGACCTCAGCCATGGCGGTCACCTCACGCACGGCAGCCCGGTCAACTTCAGTGGCAAGCTCTACCGCGCCACCTTCTACGGGGTGGATAAGGCCACCGGGCGGGTGGACATGAACGTGGTCCGAGAGACCGCACAGCGCGAGCGTCCGAAGCTGATCATCTGCGGGGCCAGCGCCTACAGCCGCGATTGGGACTACGCCACCTTCCGCGTCATCGCCGACGAGGTGGGCGCCGCATTGATGGCCGACGTCAGCCACCCCGCGGGCCTCATCGCCGCCCGGCTGCTCAACGATCCCCTGCCGCACTGCCATGTGGTGACCACCACCACACACAAGACCCTGCGCGGTCCGCGGGGAGGCTTGATCATGGCCGGCCGCGATGGCGACAATCCCTGGGGCGCGAAGACCCCCAAAGGCGAGGTGCGCAGCCTGAGCAGCGTGCTGGACGGTGCCGTATTTCCCGGCACGCAGGGCGGCCCGCTGGAACACGTCATCGCTGCCAAGGCCATCGCCTTCGGCGAAGCCCTTTCGCCCGCCTTCGTGGACTACGGCCGGCAGGTGATCGCGAATGCCCGCACCCTGGCCGAAGGTCTGGTGGAGAAGGGCTATGATGTGGTGAGCGGTGGCACCGACAATCACTGCATGCTGATCGACCTTCGCAACATGGGGGTCACCGGCAAGGAGGCCGAACAGGCCTTGGGCCGCGTGGACATCACGGTGAACAAGAACATGGTGCCCTTCGACACGCAGAGCCCTTTCGTCACCAGCGGCATCCGCATCGGCGCGCCGGCCATCACCACCCGGGGGCTGAAGGAGGCCGAATGCCGGCAGATCGTGCACCTGATCGACGCGGCGCTCACCCACCGCAACGACGACGCCGAGCTGGACCGCATCCGCTTCCAGGTGAACGGCATGATGCGCCTGCGGCCCCTTTTCACCTGA